A portion of the Acidimicrobiales bacterium genome contains these proteins:
- a CDS encoding DUF3516 domain-containing protein — protein MLITRVPPEADAESLLLAFLEWANDRGLELYPHQEEAILAILAGDHVVLATPTGSGKSLVAVAGAFAMAAQGKKAVYTAPIKALVSEKFFELAAELGADNVGMVTGDASVNADAPVVVCTAEIMANRALRDGPDCDVDLVVMDEFHYYGDRDRGWAWQVPLLELPDTQFLLMSATLGDTTDLRDDLAARTGRSVELVADAERPVPLDFEYRETPLLETIGELLDDGRTPVYIVHFTQKEATARAQSLTSLDVLTKDEKTLVKEAIGGFRFDTPIGKDLKRFVEAGIGVHHAGLLPKYRLLVEKLAQQGLLKLICGTDTLGVGVNIPIRSVLFTQLCKYDGRRVRVLSVRDFQQIAGRAGRRGFDVAGSVLVQAPEHVVENKRAEAKAAVDPKKKKKLVKKKPPERGYAHWDGDTLVRLSEGTPETLSSSFAVSHAMMLNVLDRPGDGCAAMKQLLTDNHETRKAQRGHIRRAIAVYRSLVDAEIIDTDPLRVNLDLQDDFRLNQPLSLFVVEALDGLDPDAPDYHLQILSLVESVLADPMVILIAQKDKAKDTLISELKSQGVEYEERMNRLEEVTWPRPEADFIEPAFEIFARHHPWVGRERVSPKAVAREMLEFAETFNQFVARYGLKRSEGLVLRYLTDVYKTLLQTVPMDRSNDDLDDVIEWLGAMIRRVDSSLIDEWERLRNPDPEAPTPETTDEPDDITANRRAFRVLVRNELFRFVTELANRRSALLADDIAPYWDEHEWIGIDADARSGEWFDFDRNADGSTTPDASTCMATQTLLDPSGHHEWVLEAEVDLEASRTEERAVVRPVRVVRR, from the coding sequence ATGTTGATCACGAGGGTGCCGCCCGAGGCCGACGCCGAGAGTCTGCTGCTGGCGTTCCTCGAATGGGCCAACGACCGCGGCCTCGAGCTCTACCCCCACCAGGAGGAGGCCATCCTCGCCATCCTGGCGGGCGACCACGTGGTTCTCGCGACGCCCACGGGGTCGGGCAAGTCACTGGTGGCGGTGGCCGGCGCCTTCGCGATGGCAGCACAGGGGAAGAAGGCCGTCTACACCGCGCCGATCAAGGCGCTCGTGAGCGAGAAGTTCTTCGAACTCGCCGCCGAGCTCGGCGCCGACAACGTCGGCATGGTCACCGGCGACGCCAGCGTCAACGCCGATGCCCCGGTCGTCGTGTGTACGGCGGAGATCATGGCCAACCGGGCATTGCGCGACGGCCCCGACTGCGACGTCGACCTCGTCGTGATGGACGAGTTCCACTACTACGGCGACCGCGACCGCGGCTGGGCGTGGCAGGTCCCGCTGCTGGAACTGCCCGACACGCAGTTCCTGCTCATGAGTGCAACGCTCGGCGACACGACGGATCTGCGCGATGACCTCGCGGCCCGCACCGGCCGCTCGGTCGAGCTGGTGGCCGATGCCGAACGCCCCGTGCCACTCGACTTCGAGTACCGGGAGACCCCGCTGCTCGAGACCATCGGCGAGCTCCTCGACGACGGCCGGACCCCGGTCTACATCGTCCACTTCACCCAGAAGGAGGCCACCGCGAGGGCACAGAGTCTCACCAGCCTCGACGTGCTCACCAAGGACGAGAAAACCCTCGTGAAGGAGGCCATCGGCGGATTCCGCTTCGACACCCCGATCGGCAAGGACCTGAAACGCTTCGTCGAAGCGGGCATCGGCGTGCACCACGCCGGCCTGCTCCCGAAGTATCGCCTGTTGGTCGAAAAGCTCGCCCAACAGGGCCTGCTCAAGCTGATCTGCGGCACCGACACACTGGGTGTCGGCGTCAACATCCCGATCCGATCGGTGCTCTTCACCCAGCTCTGCAAGTACGACGGCCGCCGCGTGCGAGTGCTGTCGGTGCGCGACTTCCAGCAGATCGCCGGCCGAGCCGGCCGCCGCGGTTTCGATGTTGCCGGCAGTGTGCTCGTGCAGGCACCCGAGCACGTGGTGGAGAACAAGCGGGCGGAAGCAAAGGCTGCGGTCGACCCGAAGAAAAAGAAGAAGCTGGTGAAGAAGAAGCCACCGGAGCGGGGCTACGCCCACTGGGACGGCGACACGCTGGTCCGTCTCAGCGAAGGCACGCCGGAAACGCTCTCCTCGAGCTTCGCCGTCTCCCACGCCATGATGCTGAACGTGCTCGACCGGCCCGGCGACGGCTGTGCGGCCATGAAGCAGTTGCTCACCGACAACCACGAGACCCGCAAGGCCCAGCGCGGCCACATCCGGCGGGCGATCGCGGTGTACCGTTCGCTTGTCGACGCCGAGATCATCGACACCGATCCGCTGCGGGTGAACCTGGACCTGCAGGACGACTTCCGTCTCAACCAGCCGCTGTCGCTCTTCGTCGTCGAGGCGCTCGACGGGCTCGACCCGGACGCACCCGACTATCACCTCCAGATACTCAGCCTGGTCGAGTCGGTTCTCGCCGACCCGATGGTGATCCTCATCGCCCAGAAGGACAAGGCCAAGGACACCCTGATCAGCGAACTCAAGTCGCAGGGAGTCGAGTACGAGGAGCGGATGAACCGGCTCGAGGAGGTCACCTGGCCACGACCTGAGGCCGACTTCATCGAACCCGCCTTCGAGATCTTCGCCCGGCACCACCCGTGGGTCGGGCGCGAACGGGTGAGCCCCAAAGCGGTGGCCCGGGAGATGCTCGAGTTCGCCGAGACGTTCAACCAGTTCGTGGCTCGCTACGGCCTGAAGCGCTCCGAGGGCCTCGTCCTGCGCTACCTCACCGACGTCTACAAGACGCTGCTGCAGACCGTGCCGATGGACAGGTCGAACGACGATCTCGACGACGTCATCGAGTGGCTCGGCGCGATGATCCGTCGCGTCGACTCCAGCCTGATCGACGAGTGGGAACGACTCCGCAACCCCGACCCCGAGGCCCCCACCCCCGAAACGACCGACGAACCCGACGACATCACCGCGAACCGTCGGGCCTTCCGGGTGCTCGTACGCAACGAACTCTTCCGATTCGTGACCGAACTCGCCAACCGTCGTTCGGCGTTGCTGGCCGACGACATCGCGCCGTACTGGGACGAACACGAGTGGATCGGCATCGATGCCGATGCTCGGAGCGGCGAGTGGTTCGACTTCGACCGGAACGCGGACGGTTCGACCACACCCGACGCAAGCACGTGCATGGCCACCCAGACCCTGTTGGATCCGAGTGGCCATCACGAATGGGTGCTCGAAGCGGAGGTCGACCTCGAGGCGTCTCGCACCGAGGAACGAGCGGTGGTTCGGCCGGTCCGCGTCGTCCGACGCTGA
- a CDS encoding SDR family oxidoreductase, whose amino-acid sequence MASIEGLATLVTGGGSGIGEAAAAKLAADGAHVTICGRTEDKLVGAVERIASGAADGVTVQHVVADVTNEDDVRAAVASASSITGRLDGLFASAGGSTGMGPLATSEVETIRSTMELNYIGTFLCLKHGGTQMAKQGGGGSIVGCSSHAGHDPMRYLGGYGAAKAGLDHLCRVSADEMGRFGVRVNSVQPGIVATELMGPITGGGALLDDYLPQIPLGRVGEPEEIAEMVRFLIGPESSWITGQAFAVDGGQNLRRGADYGTLLREFGPDPLDDLAAEG is encoded by the coding sequence ATGGCATCCATCGAAGGTCTTGCAACACTCGTCACCGGCGGCGGCAGCGGCATCGGCGAAGCGGCGGCGGCGAAGCTGGCCGCCGACGGCGCCCACGTCACGATCTGCGGTCGCACCGAAGACAAGCTCGTCGGTGCGGTCGAACGGATCGCGTCAGGAGCCGCCGACGGTGTCACCGTGCAGCACGTCGTCGCCGACGTCACGAACGAGGACGACGTCCGCGCCGCGGTCGCGAGCGCGAGCTCCATCACCGGCCGTCTCGACGGACTGTTCGCATCGGCCGGCGGCTCGACCGGCATGGGCCCACTCGCCACCTCCGAGGTCGAGACCATCCGGTCCACGATGGAACTCAACTACATCGGTACGTTCCTGTGCCTCAAGCACGGTGGCACCCAGATGGCCAAGCAGGGCGGTGGCGGGTCGATCGTCGGGTGTTCCTCCCACGCCGGACACGATCCGATGCGCTACCTGGGCGGTTACGGCGCCGCCAAGGCCGGCTTGGATCACCTCTGTCGGGTGAGCGCCGATGAGATGGGTCGCTTCGGCGTCCGCGTCAACTCGGTGCAGCCCGGCATCGTCGCCACCGAACTCATGGGCCCCATCACCGGTGGTGGCGCCCTGCTCGACGACTACCTGCCCCAGATCCCGCTCGGCCGGGTGGGCGAACCCGAGGAGATCGCCGAGATGGTGCGCTTCCTCATCGGGCCCGAATCCTCGTGGATCACCGGCCAGGCGTTCGCCGTCGACGGCGGCCAGAACCTCCGCCGCGGCGCCGACTACGGCACCCTCCTGCGGGAGTTCGGACCCGACCCGCTCGACGACCTAGCGGCCGAGGGGTGA
- a CDS encoding DUF952 domain-containing protein produces the protein MTEVDRPARLVHLAELDVWAACAPGETYLPKEWDRDGFIHLSAIDQVLTPANRFYRGRDDLVALVLDAHYLERAVVWEAGTDTDELFPHLYASLPTAAVLNEIAFPPGPDGSFVLPPALVRAVRSPLGR, from the coding sequence GTGACGGAGGTCGACCGCCCGGCTCGGCTGGTCCACCTCGCCGAACTCGACGTGTGGGCGGCGTGCGCCCCCGGGGAGACGTATCTGCCGAAGGAATGGGACCGCGACGGATTCATCCATCTCTCGGCGATCGACCAGGTGCTCACGCCGGCGAACCGCTTCTACCGCGGGCGCGACGATCTGGTGGCGCTCGTGCTCGACGCCCACTATCTGGAGCGCGCGGTGGTGTGGGAGGCCGGAACCGACACCGACGAGCTGTTCCCGCACCTCTACGCGTCGCTGCCCACGGCCGCGGTGCTCAACGAGATCGCCTTTCCGCCCGGTCCCGACGGATCGTTCGTGTTGCCGCCCGCACTCGTGCGGGCGGTGCGTTCACCCCTCGGCCGCTAG
- a CDS encoding maleylpyruvate isomerase family mycothiol-dependent enzyme, whose product MDPVERSAALEAEGSRLLDVAAVDLEADVPACPGWRVTELLGHVANGWEAFRVIVESGSTEPPDFGRLAPTPEEPDDIARFAAERLALLVPVIGSSDPTRPVWTWSGIADVGFYHRRTLIETAVHRVDAEQAVGQVSPIDPDIAFDGVDELYSVLLAGFDGASPAGSLHLHQTDGEGELMLTVVDGRIAVTHEHGKGDAAVRAGGADLLLTMYGRLSLDGLEVFGDRSVVEQWIALAP is encoded by the coding sequence ATGGATCCAGTCGAACGGAGTGCTGCGCTCGAGGCGGAGGGCAGCCGCCTCCTCGATGTCGCGGCTGTCGATCTCGAGGCCGATGTGCCCGCCTGCCCCGGTTGGCGGGTGACGGAGCTGCTCGGCCACGTGGCCAACGGATGGGAGGCGTTCCGGGTCATCGTCGAGTCCGGCTCGACCGAGCCGCCTGATTTCGGTCGGCTCGCGCCCACACCCGAGGAGCCCGACGACATCGCCCGCTTCGCCGCCGAGCGGCTTGCGCTGTTGGTGCCGGTCATCGGGTCGAGCGACCCGACCCGGCCCGTCTGGACCTGGTCGGGCATCGCCGACGTCGGCTTCTACCACCGGCGTACGCTCATCGAGACGGCGGTGCACCGAGTCGACGCCGAGCAGGCGGTGGGGCAGGTCTCGCCGATCGATCCCGACATCGCCTTCGACGGAGTGGACGAGCTCTACTCCGTGCTGCTCGCCGGGTTCGACGGCGCCTCGCCCGCCGGATCGCTCCACCTGCACCAGACCGACGGTGAAGGTGAGCTGATGCTGACGGTGGTCGACGGCCGCATCGCCGTGACGCACGAGCACGGCAAGGGTGATGCTGCGGTGCGGGCCGGAGGGGCGGACCTGCTGCTCACCATGTACGGCCGGCTATCGCTCGACGGGCTCGAGGTGTTCGGCGACCGCTCCGTCGTCGAGCAGTGGATCGCGTTGGCTCCATGA
- a CDS encoding SDR family oxidoreductase, protein MHDERSNVGTYAISGSASGIGAATRAKLENAGNTVIGIDLHDAEVVGDLSTADGRAAVLEATLDRCSGTLDGLVTAAGVGPPLRGNLIARVNYFGSHALLDGLRPALAAAGAAQVVQVGSNSSTTSPNLPPELIEAFLTGDEEGAVAIVGDVPEPFDGAIAYGGAKLAISRWCRRAAVTDEWVGQGITLNVIAPGPVQTPLFQAGKDDADFGPLLEGFPIPTGEPATPDLMADWIIFMLSPAARFACGSVVFVDGGADALIRSDAWPETFTM, encoded by the coding sequence GTGCATGACGAACGGAGCAATGTGGGGACCTACGCGATCAGCGGATCGGCATCCGGAATCGGCGCCGCCACCCGGGCCAAGCTCGAGAACGCCGGCAACACGGTCATCGGTATCGACCTCCACGACGCCGAGGTGGTCGGCGACCTCTCCACGGCCGATGGTCGAGCCGCCGTCCTCGAGGCCACCCTCGACCGGTGCAGCGGCACGCTCGATGGCCTCGTCACTGCGGCCGGGGTCGGACCCCCGCTGCGCGGCAACCTGATCGCAAGGGTCAACTATTTCGGTTCCCACGCGCTGCTCGATGGGCTCCGGCCCGCGCTCGCGGCTGCGGGGGCCGCGCAGGTGGTGCAGGTCGGATCGAACTCGTCCACCACCTCGCCCAACCTGCCGCCGGAACTGATCGAGGCGTTCCTGACCGGCGACGAGGAAGGCGCCGTCGCCATCGTCGGCGACGTGCCCGAGCCCTTCGACGGCGCGATCGCCTACGGCGGGGCCAAGCTCGCGATCTCACGCTGGTGCCGGCGAGCGGCCGTGACCGACGAGTGGGTCGGCCAGGGCATCACCCTCAATGTCATCGCGCCGGGCCCGGTGCAGACTCCCCTGTTCCAGGCGGGCAAGGACGATGCCGACTTCGGGCCTCTCCTCGAGGGCTTCCCGATCCCGACGGGTGAGCCGGCAACGCCGGACCTCATGGCCGACTGGATCATCTTCATGCTCTCACCGGCGGCTCGCTTCGCCTGCGGGTCGGTCGTCTTCGTCGACGGCGGTGCCGATGCGCTGATCCGCAGCGACGCGTGGCCCGAGACGTTCACCATGTGA
- a CDS encoding hemolysin III family protein produces the protein MQLLDDPRAEHLSPSARRLLRRPRPRFRGLLHRWAAVASVAIGIVLVVGADGSRAATVMAIFAFGNTAMLGVSAIVHLRDWPIERVEMMVRLDHTTIFLMFATTATPIAVLGLDGAVSTWLLAVAWTGALLGIAAEWTPVHPPAGVMNAAYLVFGWSMLVFVPWMIAHLTLSEVALLLGGGAAYTVGAIVVGARWPDPWTDSFGYHEIWHVFVVVGVALHTAMAVSLAW, from the coding sequence GTGCAATTGCTTGACGATCCGCGGGCCGAGCACCTCTCTCCTTCCGCCCGGCGGTTGCTACGACGACCGCGTCCGAGATTCCGTGGGCTCCTCCACCGGTGGGCGGCCGTCGCCTCGGTCGCAATCGGCATCGTGCTCGTCGTCGGCGCCGACGGCAGTAGGGCAGCGACGGTCATGGCCATCTTCGCCTTCGGCAACACGGCGATGTTGGGCGTGAGCGCGATCGTGCACCTGCGGGACTGGCCGATCGAGCGCGTCGAGATGATGGTTCGGCTCGATCACACGACCATCTTCTTGATGTTCGCGACGACGGCCACACCGATCGCGGTGCTGGGCCTCGATGGCGCCGTCTCGACCTGGCTCCTCGCTGTCGCCTGGACCGGCGCGCTGCTCGGGATCGCCGCGGAATGGACACCCGTGCATCCGCCGGCGGGAGTGATGAACGCGGCCTATCTGGTGTTCGGCTGGTCAATGCTCGTGTTCGTGCCGTGGATGATCGCCCACCTCACGCTGTCCGAGGTCGCCTTGTTGCTCGGTGGTGGCGCCGCCTACACCGTCGGTGCCATCGTGGTCGGTGCCCGCTGGCCCGACCCGTGGACCGACTCGTTCGGCTATCACGAGATCTGGCACGTGTTCGTGGTGGTGGGCGTGGCGCTGCACACCGCCATGGCGGTCTCACTCGCCTGGTAG
- a CDS encoding MFS transporter, with product MSRRRVIRTETTCDDTELDRRREPRDDIVAETPETDGRYGLAQGPFAYYERTLDASREGDEWRVQETTTYRLAIPVWGWLFQLPIRRALRRRQDRFDYWWAPPDRLDARAAMVLGLLAAAQIVDGYLGTVLTQTISFATDEFGRGNSAQGWVLGVARVGVLFSLVAVALADRRGRRSMLVIAGLGSCTFTLLGGLAPDIWTLGGTQLIARGLSTGLGIIIVIVAAEEMPARSRAWAASVLVLSAAFGAGIAVNVLRLADLGIRGWRGVYLVGGLGIFVIIWVGRRLPETLRFTQSVESSAPILTPDQRQRRRQRLILLAGSAFLLSMFFSPASSFQNDFLKDEHGYSASGISNFTLVTGTPAGLGVLLGGYLAETKGRRRVGAIGILLGTGFSALAYFSAGPALWLITMVGVVLGGIAVPAMAVYGPELFGTHDRGRANGVIVTVGVVGSAVGLIFVGQVSDRLGEIGPALAILLAGPLVVAWLVLRRYPETAGLELEAINPEDR from the coding sequence GTGAGCCGACGCCGAGTGATCCGCACCGAGACCACGTGCGACGACACCGAGCTCGACCGCCGACGGGAGCCCCGCGACGACATCGTCGCCGAGACCCCGGAGACCGATGGCCGCTACGGCCTCGCCCAAGGACCCTTCGCCTACTACGAGCGGACGCTCGACGCGTCCCGCGAGGGCGACGAGTGGCGCGTCCAGGAGACCACCACCTACCGCCTGGCGATCCCCGTCTGGGGGTGGCTGTTCCAGTTGCCGATTCGCCGGGCCCTGCGCCGGCGCCAGGATCGCTTCGACTACTGGTGGGCGCCGCCCGATCGCCTCGACGCGCGGGCGGCGATGGTGCTGGGCCTGCTCGCCGCCGCCCAGATCGTCGACGGCTATCTCGGCACCGTACTCACGCAGACCATCAGCTTCGCAACCGACGAGTTCGGCCGCGGCAACAGCGCCCAAGGATGGGTGCTCGGCGTCGCCCGCGTGGGGGTGCTCTTCAGCCTCGTCGCAGTGGCGCTCGCCGATCGCCGGGGCCGACGGTCCATGCTCGTCATCGCCGGACTCGGGAGTTGCACGTTCACGCTTCTCGGCGGTCTCGCGCCCGACATCTGGACACTCGGCGGTACACAGCTGATCGCCCGTGGCCTCTCCACCGGACTGGGCATCATCATCGTGATCGTCGCCGCCGAGGAGATGCCGGCCCGCAGCCGCGCGTGGGCGGCGTCCGTGCTCGTGCTCAGTGCGGCGTTCGGTGCCGGAATCGCCGTCAACGTTCTCCGCCTCGCCGATCTCGGCATACGCGGTTGGCGGGGCGTGTACCTGGTGGGCGGACTCGGCATCTTCGTGATCATCTGGGTCGGACGACGGTTGCCGGAGACGTTGCGGTTCACCCAGTCGGTCGAGTCCAGCGCGCCGATCCTCACTCCCGACCAGCGACAGCGGCGCCGCCAACGACTCATCCTCCTGGCCGGGTCGGCGTTTCTCCTCTCGATGTTCTTCTCCCCCGCCTCGAGCTTCCAGAACGACTTCCTCAAGGACGAGCACGGCTACAGCGCGTCGGGGATCTCCAACTTCACCCTCGTGACCGGTACGCCGGCCGGGCTGGGCGTACTGCTCGGCGGCTACCTCGCCGAGACGAAGGGGCGCCGAAGGGTCGGCGCCATCGGCATCCTCCTCGGGACCGGATTCTCGGCCCTCGCCTACTTCTCGGCCGGGCCCGCGCTCTGGCTCATCACCATGGTCGGGGTGGTGCTCGGCGGTATCGCGGTGCCGGCGATGGCCGTCTACGGACCCGAGCTCTTCGGCACCCACGATCGTGGGCGGGCGAACGGGGTGATCGTCACCGTCGGCGTCGTCGGGAGCGCCGTCGGGTTGATCTTCGTGGGCCAGGTGTCGGATCGCCTCGGCGAGATCGGCCCTGCGCTGGCGATACTGCTGGCGGGTCCGCTCGTGGTCGCCTGGCTGGTCCTGCGCCGCTACCCGGAAACCGCGGGACTCGAGCTCGAAGCGATCAACCCCGAGGACCGCTGA